In Kwoniella pini CBS 10737 chromosome 2, complete sequence, the sequence TGAGCAATGTCTTTGATCCTCTATCCTCCGCCGCGGACGTCATGACTGTAGGTTCATTTGATgtatcttctccttctttcgtCGCGGATTTCTTGCTTGAATCGACAGCGACAAACCCGGATCCAGGAATCTGACTTGCTGCTAAGAAATGAGCCAGCAATCGACTAAGAGATCTTCGAGTCAAATAATCCGCTCCTTCCAAACTCTTCAAAGCTAAGGGAGTTATCATATCGATAGTCTCTCTGAGTTGAAGTAGAGACGTATAGGTATGGACAGACACGAGCGCTTCTGCACAAGCCCTCTGAACGGGTAAGGCTTTATCTTGTATGCCGTTCCGCAAAGACTTGAGGAGGTCTTTCAAGAGACCATCCGGAAGTGCTTTACCGGCAGATTGCAAGGATTTGGAGAATGCGAGCATGGCGTGTACACGTAAGATGACGGACTAAATGTTCAGATATATTAGTTTCAGCTGTCAACGGGTAAGAGTGTTTGAACTCACAAGATTGGTGTTTTTGAGGACTTTTGTGGAAGAAGTACAGATTTCAGCCATAAAGGACATCATCTACACACTCCTGTATCAGCTCTGATGCCGTGGTGACCTTTATAATTCACCATGACTCACATTTGTCCCGTGAGCTCTGATGATCTCTCCAATAGCATACCAACTGGCGACTCGAGCAACATTTTCGTTCGCACTCATGTTCTTATTCCCTCCGTCTCCTACAGCTTTGGCTAGCGCTTGTACAAACTCGAACAAGGTCCTAGATTCCACTCGCTGGTGTAATTTGACAAGACATCGCGTGACTAGGTGTCGAATTGGTCTACCTGGTTTTGGTAACGTTGGATTCGCTGTGGGAAGTAAGATCTTGAGGAAGAATGCGTGAAGTGTAGGAATTGTGGGTAATAGTTCTGACGGTTCTAAGACTTCTATAGCTTGTTCGGCATGACGGAGCCATTGTAAAAGCGTTAGATCGCCGCCCTCGCCTTGAAAGCGGGACTGAGAAGTTGAAGCGATTAGCGCAATCCGGATGAAAGGCGAGCAAGTCAAAATCCCTTATCTCACCTCTTCCACTTTCAAAGCGTCAACGGAAGGCTCACTAGCCATTTCTGCAGAGTATTGACTGAGCTGAGGGGTATTTTAGTGAAGATTGATTGTCTATATGCAGGAGCCGAAAGCAGTGAACGAATAGGCCTATGTCAATAAGTTGATCTCATCGTCATTATTGAGCGCGTGAAGAATAAGCACCTCCACGCTCGGTTATATACCACATGAGCCTGATATTCACACTTTAAGGGTAATCAATCGAAAACCATGAATATCAGGCAGAGTTCATGGTTTTTCAACTTCCTACGTCTTTTGTTCAATCTTCATTTTACCATGATAGCATCGAAAGCTAATTGCCCATTGCTTCAAGCTAATTATACTATAGCATCGAAAAATCGTCAAAAGGCTGCAACTACAATTAGCAACTACCCAGCATCAATATTCTAAGTGAACTATTAGCCTATAAACGTTAAGCAAGATGTCCCTCgatacatcttcatcagctaTTCACCTCAACCTTCCCcctacttcttctactcAAATGTGAGTTCAACGCAGATGTATCTATCGTGCGCATCAGGTTTTACTGACAAACTCTGTAGCCGACCACCTACTCTCATCACTGTTCACCCTTCAGTCGTCGCTTCAATCCTTACCCACCACTCTAGGAAATCTACCGAAGCTGATTCCTCGAACCGAGTTATCGGTACTCTCATGGGATCAAGGTCAGAAAATGGACAAGAGATTGATATCAGATCTTCATTTGCTGTTCCACACAAGGAGGATGAGAACCAAATTGCAGTAGATATGCCTTTCCAACAAGGTATGATGCAATTATTGGGAAAGACCGGTGCTAAAGAGTCTATTGTTGGATGGTGAGTTTACTGTTGCTTTATCTGTATCAGCTGCGTCAGACTGATAATGAGATGATGTAGGTATGCTACCCACCCAACTCTCAACGCTTACTCTGCActcattcaaaattactTCACTGGTGAAACTTCTCCCCACCCTTCGGTACATTTGACCATTGATACAGAGCTTGATCCTTCTGGGAAAGGATTAGGTATAAAAGGATGGGTTTCTACTCAATTAGGCTTAAGCCCCAAGCCTGAGAATTGTGCTTTCTTGCCTGTACCCGTTGTTATCAAATACGCCGATAGTGAACGAGCTGCTCGTGAGTTGTTTATTCTCTAACCCAGATTTCTGCCAGAAGGCATTGCTGATACAACTTGGAAATGATGTAGTCGATCTTCTCACTGCTCCCGCACCAACACCTTCTCCATCGCTTCCACCTCTCCCTACACTTTCAGCCTCTTTGACACAACTGTCAACTCTCATTGACCAAGCATTAACTTATGTTCAATCAGTCAATAGCGGATCTCAAAACCCTGATGCTGAAGTAGGTCGATACTTACTTGAAGGTTTAGGTAGATGGTCAGGATCAGATAATGAGGATGAGGGAGGTGTTAAAGCTGGTTTGCAAGATACTTTAACCGTCTCATACTTGAGTAATCTCGTTAGAagtcaagttgaattagcGGGTAGATTAGCTTTGTTGCAGCAAACTCCTGCTTCATAAACGTTTCTCAAGCATGTGGAATGTATAGATGAAACAGCAAATGCGATGCTCGTTATTAAGTTATTGCCCTTGTCCTCTGGCACTCCCCGGCTCTGCTAATCCGCACTCTGACGGTTCGCTGACATATCAAGGCGTGACGTTGACGGCTCGTGTCTTATACATGCACATATATGAAATGGGtgaatattgaatttgatctgaACACCGAATATTACATATTGACCAGCCCCTACTGATCTATCATCTGCGGTGTATATCTCTTCGGCAGGTAAAGTCTGATAATACTTCTGTTCTTTCTCTACTTCATTGAGGGATCCAGTCTTGCTGAGCGCATATTGCGTTTCGTGGTAATTGATGTTATCTGAACACCTCTTCTAATGTTAAATTACCATACTTCATACCTATATCAGACTCGTAATCCTCAAGATCCATTTCCTGTGGAACTAGACCTGCTTCTTTTTCTATACCTGTCTGTCGCaaaaattcatctttcgTATGAACCGTAGATATATCTAATCTTGAATGTCCATGTGTAGACTGAAATTTCCTGAAAACTTCGTCCACCCAATGCTCAACAACCTTTTCAGACATCTTGCTATAAGTGTCAGTATGTTCTACAAGTAAGtcttttgcttttctcGATAGAATACTATCTTTTTCCCTTTCAGTCAATCCCTTAGGCAATTCTCCCTTTTCCCGATATTCAGCAAATTGATGTAGTGAATTATTGGGCATTTCTTTCTCGATACTACTACTAATCTTTTCATGTTCTTTAGGATCTTGACTATGCTGTTTGAAAAATTCATGAAATTTTACAATACCGTCGGGTTTTGCGGATCTAAATTTGGTAGAAGGCCATCCAGTTATATTAAGGGGAGGCCAGAAAGCGCGGTATATGGCTCTTCCGTTTTGGATGTATGGTTCAATTGCGAAGTCTGTCCCGTCCGTAAGAGCActataaattatataatcaCTTATTGGATCATCTGAAAATGGATTGGATGACGGCGGGTCATAGTTCTCACTAGGAGTGACGTGCGTCTTACTTGCACCCCTCAGATGAAGCACAAGTTTGGAGCCTTCGGAAGCAGGACCATCATAAGAATATGTAGTCGGCTCTGATCGGTTTGTTGGAGGCATATTGTTCAAATGTCAATGAGTTGTGAGCAGCTGTGGAAGGGATGGAGTGTGGagatctttttcttttttccttGATCAAGGGGGAATAAGCTATGAATTTATACCCTTCAATTGAACTCCAATCGACTAGGAATTGGTGTTTATGGAGCAGTAGATCCTTTGTATCTGATGAATCCTTTCTACCTTTCAAGAAGGCTTGAACGTCATTGTGAAGGCATCGCTTGGAGACGAAACCTCATGGAGCCAAAGAACCTTTGACCGTTGGGAGCCCTTGGTaaaaaggtgattttgTAGCCTTCGAACATGCTGAAAGTAATGGACGAGGAGTACTGACTCGAACGATCCTCATAGCACTAGGACCTTTGTTTCTGGTGAATTGGGCGATGAGTCGAACGTCATTGTCCAGCATCGAGTCGGCGAGAGTAGAGCGAATAGTAAAAAATCCTTTGACTGTAAAGAGTTTCATGTCAAAAGGCTAGATTTCGAGGCCTTCGAATATTGCCAAGCAACGAGAAGGTGATAGCTAAGCGAATAATGCTTTAGACAACAAGTCGGATGCCTTCGCGGACGATTTGGTAAAAAGGCTCAAATGTGATGGTGGAAACGAGGGAATGGCGCATAAGTG encodes:
- a CDS encoding eukaryotic translation initiation factor 3 subunit F, with protein sequence MSLDTSSSAIHLNLPPTSSTQIRPPTLITVHPSVVASILTHHSRKSTEADSSNRVIGTLMGSRSENGQEIDIRSSFAVPHKEDENQIAVDMPFQQGMMQLLGKTGAKESIVGWYATHPTLNAYSALIQNYFTGETSPHPSVHLTIDTELDPSGKGLGIKGWVSTQLGLSPKPENCAFLPVPVVIKYADSERAALDLLTAPAPTPSPSLPPLPTLSASLTQLSTLIDQALTYVQSVNSGSQNPDAEVGRYLLEGLGRWSGSDNEDEGGVKAGLQDTLTVSYLSNLVRSQVELAGRLALLQQTPAS